The proteins below are encoded in one region of Alistipes communis:
- a CDS encoding nucleoside permease, whose amino-acid sequence MNTKIRLTLMNFLQYAVWGAWLISLGAYLGNTLKFDGLQIGSFFATMGIASLFMPAVMGIIADRWIPAQRLLGLCHLFAAGFITLAATRTDYNSLYTLVLLSVMFYMPTIALSNSVAYNALEKAGLDTVTHFPPIRVWGTVGFICAMWVVDLGKMGLSATQLYFSATLGLILGLYSFTLPNCPINRSGGGKSIVDLLGLRAFALFKQRKMAIFFIFSMLLGMSLQITNAFADGYIKSFGDTGIHGAKYLGTFGVEHSTILISLSQISETLCILLIPFFLKRFGIKRVMLIAMFAWVLRFALLGAGNPGPGVWMFILSMIVYGVAFDFFNISGSLFVEKETSAAIRSSAQGVFMIMTNGLGALIGSYLAGWVVNHYGWPLSWYLFAGFSLVVAIVFAVIFKYKHDPNRI is encoded by the coding sequence ATGAATACAAAAATCCGCCTGACCCTGATGAACTTCCTCCAGTACGCCGTCTGGGGGGCTTGGCTGATCTCACTGGGGGCCTACCTCGGCAACACGCTGAAATTCGACGGGCTGCAAATCGGCAGCTTCTTCGCCACGATGGGAATCGCCTCGCTATTTATGCCGGCCGTCATGGGAATCATCGCTGACCGATGGATTCCGGCGCAACGTCTCTTGGGCCTCTGCCATCTCTTCGCCGCAGGATTCATCACCCTCGCCGCCACCCGAACCGACTACAATTCGCTTTACACGCTCGTCCTGCTGAGCGTAATGTTCTATATGCCCACCATCGCACTGTCCAATTCGGTCGCCTACAACGCCCTCGAAAAAGCAGGACTGGATACCGTAACCCACTTCCCGCCCATCCGCGTGTGGGGCACGGTCGGATTCATCTGTGCCATGTGGGTCGTCGATCTCGGAAAGATGGGCCTGAGTGCAACCCAACTCTACTTCTCGGCGACCTTGGGCCTCATATTGGGTCTCTACTCGTTCACGCTGCCGAACTGCCCGATCAACCGGTCGGGAGGCGGCAAGTCGATCGTCGATCTGCTCGGGCTGCGCGCCTTCGCCCTCTTCAAACAGCGCAAGATGGCCATCTTCTTCATCTTCTCCATGCTGCTGGGCATGTCGTTGCAGATCACCAATGCCTTCGCCGACGGATACATCAAAAGTTTCGGCGACACGGGCATCCACGGCGCCAAATATCTCGGCACCTTCGGCGTCGAACACTCCACGATCCTGATCTCGCTCTCGCAGATCTCGGAAACGCTCTGCATTCTGCTTATCCCATTCTTTCTCAAACGGTTCGGCATCAAGCGCGTCATGCTGATCGCCATGTTCGCATGGGTATTGCGTTTTGCATTGCTTGGCGCCGGCAACCCCGGCCCGGGCGTCTGGATGTTCATTCTCTCGATGATCGTCTACGGCGTGGCGTTCGATTTCTTCAATATCTCCGGTTCGCTATTCGTCGAAAAGGAGACCTCGGCGGCAATCCGTTCGAGCGCACAAGGCGTATTCATGATCATGACCAACGGTCTGGGCGCGCTAATCGGCTCCTATCTCGCCGGATGGGTCGTCAACCACTACGGATGGCCGCTTTCATGGTATCTGTTCGCAGGGTTCTCGCTCGTCGTAGCGATCGTATTTGCAGTCATATTCAAATACAAGCACGATCCGAACAGAATCTGA
- a CDS encoding S1/P1 nuclease, with protein sequence MKRFILILFLLLAAREIRAFGLAGHAAIACIAEHHLTPRARANIMRYTDHRSIVYYASWMDEWRRSKGYEFTTHWHAGTVDAEFRSTPAVREASGAKGDCVVAVEQSIALLSEYDKLDDSTVLVHIKYLVHLLGDMHCPTHVYYYPDNMTLGKFPVKLHGVETNYHKIWDGQLLDSRHKFWGFQDYRHALDNYTDEEIARMTEGTPVEWFEESARRCREIYDWVQPGDELGQEFYNAHAPFAEYQLVLSGYRLAKVLNALFDR encoded by the coding sequence ATGAAGAGATTTATCCTGATCCTTTTCCTCCTGCTGGCCGCGCGCGAGATACGCGCCTTCGGGCTGGCCGGCCATGCGGCGATCGCCTGCATCGCCGAACATCATCTTACGCCGCGCGCCCGAGCCAACATCATGCGCTACACCGACCACCGTTCGATCGTCTACTACGCCTCGTGGATGGATGAGTGGCGCCGTTCGAAAGGCTATGAGTTCACGACGCACTGGCACGCCGGAACGGTCGATGCGGAGTTTCGCAGTACGCCGGCCGTGCGCGAGGCGTCGGGCGCGAAGGGCGACTGCGTCGTGGCCGTCGAACAATCGATTGCGCTGCTCTCCGAATATGACAAGCTCGACGACTCGACGGTATTGGTGCATATCAAATATCTGGTGCATCTGCTCGGCGACATGCACTGTCCGACGCATGTCTATTATTATCCCGACAACATGACGCTTGGAAAATTTCCGGTCAAGCTGCATGGCGTCGAGACCAACTACCACAAGATCTGGGACGGACAGCTGCTCGACAGCCGCCATAAGTTCTGGGGATTCCAGGATTACCGTCATGCGCTGGACAACTACACCGACGAGGAGATCGCCCGTATGACGGAGGGGACGCCCGTCGAATGGTTCGAGGAGTCGGCGCGGCGCTGCCGCGAGATTTACGACTGGGTGCAGCCCGGCGACGAGCTGGGGCAGGAGTTCTACAATGCGCACGCCCCGTTCGCGGAGTATCAGCTCGTGCTGTCGGGGTATCGGCTGGCCAAGGTGCTCAACGCACTGTTCGACCGGTAG